The following proteins are encoded in a genomic region of Populus nigra chromosome 16, ddPopNigr1.1, whole genome shotgun sequence:
- the LOC133675998 gene encoding receptor-like protein EIX1 yields MLLIKHDKSFHLLYVLIVLLLLMKPAPGLISGVKGATFGCIERERQALLKFKEDLIDDFGLLSTWGSEEEKRDCCKWRGVGCNNRTGHVTHLDLYRENDDQYLTAVIDLSYNNIASSTFNWLANFSNSLVDLHLSNNELQGSIREAFANMTALRTLDLSYNQLKGDLSSFGQMCNLNELYLSGNNLTGELSQLFQDTHGCVESSLEILDLYGNQFHGSVPDITRFTSMRELDLSRNQLNGSLPKRFSQRSELVSLHLNDNQLTGSLTDVTMLSSLRELWIDNNGLDGTVSQSIGSLSQLEELLVGGNSLQGVMSEAHFSNLSKLTVLDFTDNSLALKFESNWAPSFQLFAIYLSSCNLGPYFPR; encoded by the exons ATGCTGCTGATAAAGCACGACAAGTCGTTTCATCTTCTTTATGTGCTTATTGTGCTTCTGTTGCTCATGAAACCTGCTCCTGGGTTAATTTCTGGAGTGAAAGGGGCAACTTTCGGGTGCATAGAGAGGGAGAGACAAGCCCTTCTCAAGTTTAAAGAAGACCTTATTGATGACTTTGGTCTTCTTTCAACCTGGGGAagtgaagaagagaagagggattGCTGCAAATGGAGAGGAGTTGGGTGCAACAATCGAACTGGTCATGTTACTCATCTTGACCTTTACCGGGAGAATGATGACCAATATTTAACTG CTGTCATTGATCTCTCTTACAACAATATTGCTTCTTCAACATTCAATTGGTTGGCCAACTTTAGTAACAGCCTTGTTGATCTTCACCTCTCAAATAACGAATTACAGGGCTCAATTCGAGAAGCTTTCGCAAACATGACTGCTCTTAGGACTCTTGATCTATCCTATAACCAATTAAAAGGAGATTTGAGTTCATTTGGGCAGATGTGCAATTTAAATGAACTGTATTTAAGCGGAAACAATCTCACCGGAGAGCTGTCTCAGCTGTTTCAAGACACGCATGGATGCGTGGAGAGCTCACTAGAGATTCTAGATCTATATGGAAATCAATTTCACGGTTCAGTGCCTGACATCACAAGATTCACTTCCATGAGAGAGCTGGATCTCTCTCGGAATCAACTGAATGGATCTTTACCGAAACGATTTAGTCAACGTTCTGAACTTGTTTCCTTGCACTTGAATGACAACCAGCTCACTGGATCACTTACGGATGTTACGATGCTTTCATCATTGAGAGAGTTGTGGATTGATAACAATGGATTAGATGGGACTGTTTCTCAAAGTATTGGAAGCCTATCTCAGCTCGAGGAATTGCTTGTCGGAGGGAATTCATTGCAAGGTGTGATGTCTGAAGCTCACTTTTCAAATCTCTCCAAATTAACGGTATTGGATTTCACTGATAACTCCCTAGCTTTGAAATTTGAGTCTAATTGGGCCCCTTCTTTTCAATTGTTTGCTATATATCTTTCGTCTTGTAATTTGGGTCCTTATTTCCCTCGATAA